The following proteins are encoded in a genomic region of Necator americanus strain Aroian chromosome II, whole genome shotgun sequence:
- a CDS encoding hypothetical protein (NECATOR_CHRII.G4207.T1) yields MRILIWLLILFLICGSKTNVEECRNQNLCENGGTCLLSADLPVGRKCEDDEVYHMDYCYSFNEQPMRWSEAAIYCEDRGRTLSLTETNDDQTFYAGYIQGMISATQAWRPDVTGVWTSVRSVPNGSEPAWVAFPGSYVVNRQYWQPGEPNIYPNYDDVCVSLQQETMYRSWMSQSCSALNYVVCKRKAVDQVSSKSRAAQCICSTGYVGLRCEQRSGEGSPQNVSCASVPFEFACRNGGTIHVEYASYGAVEGYACSRNMLTVTQTCVHPNSLKTITNKCEGLNYCNIQKLTEVFPETPCPVQDELYLHYRFTCPEENHSVCPSGAFYMSGRCFVINTKRKRVSQSAAQQACRKEGGYLASNIDSSVDSELSRQVVRQSKEDDAFWIDLKVNGEGYPVWSDGSNLLYRNKAIQHSMFAICLD; encoded by the exons ATCTACCGGTTGGCAGGAAATGTGAAGATGATGAGGTCTACCACATGGATTACTGCTATTCGTTTAACGAGCAGCCTATGCGATGGAGTGAG GCAGCAATATATTGCGAGGATAGAGGTAGAACGCTATCGTTGACTGAAACCAACGATGACCAGACTTTTTACGCAGGATATATCCAAGGAATGATATCAGCGACACAAGCATGGA GACCTGATGTGACTGGCGTGTGGACCTCAGTGCGTTCTGTTCCAAACGGATCTGAGCCTGCATGGGTGGCGTTTCCTGGATCCTATGTAGTGAATCGACAGTATTGGCAGCCAGGAGAGCCGAATATTTATCCAAACTATGATG ACGTCTGTGTCTCTTTGCAACAAGAGACAATGTATCGAAGCTGGATGTCACAGTCATGCAGTGCCCTGAATTACGTCGTATGTAAGAGGAAAGCCGTTGATCAAG TATCCTCTAAAAGTCGAGCGGCACAATGCATCTGCAGCACAGGATACGTTGGACTTAGATGTGAACAGCGCAGTGGTG AAGGCTCTCCCCAGAACGTCTCGTGCGCATCGGTGCCGTTCGAGTTTGCGTGCCGTAATGGAGGCACAATTCACGTGGAATATGCATCATATGGAGCTGTT GAGGGATATGCTTGCTCAAGGAACATGTTGACGGTAACGCAGACTTGCGTTCATCCAAACTCATTGAAAACTATCACTAACAA GTGTGAGGGCCTTAATTACTGCAATATCCAGAAATTGACAGAAGTGTTTCCCGAGACTCCATGCCCTGTACAGGACGAGCTGTACCTCCACTATCGTTTCACATGCCCGGAAG AAAATCATTCCGTATGCCCCTCTGGTGCCTTTTATATGTCTGGCCGATGTTTCGTCATAAATACGAAGCGAAAACGTGTGTCGCAGTCAGCAGCGCAGCAGGCTTGTCGTAAGGAG GGTGGATATCTGGCATCGAATATCGATTCATCTGTGGATAGCGAACTTTCAAGACAAGTTGTTCGTCAAAGCAAAGAAGATGACGCTTTTTGGATCGACTTAAAAGTCAACGGGGAAGGCTATCCTGTGTGGAGTGATGGGAGCAATCTCCTGTACAG AAACAAGGCCATTCAACATTCCATGTTTGCTATTTGCCTCGATTAA
- a CDS encoding hypothetical protein (NECATOR_CHRII.G4208.T2) yields the protein MSVDERLMKVESSAYAKIETTYPVQAPMSFAKNLAALASLASGVSIVLAIGVVGYMLNDINNFYDDALIELDEFKLNANSAWSHMTASIREESVREVRSVFHRKKKQAGGSCNCAEGPNTCPLGPPGPPGEAGAPGEDGAPGEDGASGSIGNGGNIGNDRGCPKCPAGPPGQPGADGEQGPAGSDGTPGQPGAPGQNGQPGTPGDQGDAGAPGDDGAPGEPGAPGQNGKSGRGKPGSAGPAGPAGPSGQPGQDGEAGQDGQPGQQGPEGPAGNDGAKGQNGEPGIPGNAGIPGGDASYCPCPPRTSDVPVVSKTPQQDTTGDSGYEIVEIEVPEEGYEEEKPAPSGGGPAGYSRQRVAAKSVRRVRVSKAA from the exons ATGTCAGTCGACGAACGCCTAATGAAAGTTGAATCCTCAGCGTACGCCAAAATCGAAACTACATATCCGGTGCAGG CTCCTATGTCTTTTGCAAAGAATTTGGCAGCGCTCGCCTCACTGGCTTCTGGAGTCAGCATTGTATTGGCAATAGGAGTTGTTGGCTACATGTTGAACGACATCAACAACTTTTATGACGACGCTTTGATAGAACTCGATGAGTTTAAA CTCAACGCCAACAGTGCTTGGAGCCACATGACAGCATCAATTCGTGAGGAATCAGTTCGCGAAGTGCGCAGCGTTTTTCACCGCAAGAAGAAGCAAGCAGGTGGGTCCTGCAATTGCGCCGAAGGGCCCAACACTTGCCCTCTGGGACCACCAGGACCACCAGGAGAAGCTGGAGCTCCTGGAGAAGACGGCGCACCTGGAGAGGATGGCGCCTCTGGTTCCATAGGAAATGGTGGAAACATTGGAAACGATCGCGGGTGCCCGAAATGTCCCGCAGGACCCCCAGGACAACCTGGCGCTGATGGTGAGCAAGGACCGGCCGGCTCTGATGGCACACCTGGACAGCCTGGAGCACCTGGACAAAACGGCCAACCGGGGACACCTGGAGATCAGGGTGACGCTGGAGCACCTGGAGATGATGGCGCACCGGGAGAACCTGGAGCCCCTGGACAGAACGGAAAATCAGGACGTGGTAAACCCGGCTCAGCAGGACCTGCGGGACCGGCTGGTCCCTCCGGACAGCCTGGCCAGGATGGTGAAGCTGGTCAGGATGGACAACCAGGACAACAAGGACCAGAAGGACCAGCTGGAAACGACGGTGCTAAGGGGCAGAACGGTGAACCTGGAATACCAGGAAACGCTGGAATTCCAGGAGGAGATGCCTCATATTGTCCATGCCCACCGCGAACTTCCGATGTTCCTGTTGTTAGCAAAACTCCTCAGCAGGACACCACTGGTGACTCTGGTTATGAAATCGTTGAAATCGAAGTTCCGGAGGAAGGATATGAAGAGGAGAAACCTGCACCAAGTGGCGGCGGTCCTGCTGGCTATAGCAGGCAACGAGTTGCCGCGAAAAGCGTTCGTAGAGTTCGCGTCTCTAAAGCCGCCTAA
- a CDS encoding hypothetical protein (NECATOR_CHRII.G4208.T1): MSFAKNLAALASLASGVSIVLAIGVVGYMLNDINNFYDDALIELDEFKLNANSAWSHMTASIREESVREVRSVFHRKKKQAGGSCNCAEGPNTCPLGPPGPPGEAGAPGEDGAPGEDGASGSIGNGGNIGNDRGCPKCPAGPPGQPGADGEQGPAGSDGTPGQPGAPGQNGQPGTPGDQGDAGAPGDDGAPGEPGAPGQNGKSGRGKPGSAGPAGPAGPSGQPGQDGEAGQDGQPGQQGPEGPAGNDGAKGQNGEPGIPGNAGIPGGDASYCPCPPRTSDVPVVSKTPQQDTTGDSGYEIVEIEVPEEGYEEEKPAPSGGGPAGYSRQRVAAKSVRRVRVSKAA; the protein is encoded by the exons ATGTCTTTTGCAAAGAATTTGGCAGCGCTCGCCTCACTGGCTTCTGGAGTCAGCATTGTATTGGCAATAGGAGTTGTTGGCTACATGTTGAACGACATCAACAACTTTTATGACGACGCTTTGATAGAACTCGATGAGTTTAAA CTCAACGCCAACAGTGCTTGGAGCCACATGACAGCATCAATTCGTGAGGAATCAGTTCGCGAAGTGCGCAGCGTTTTTCACCGCAAGAAGAAGCAAGCAGGTGGGTCCTGCAATTGCGCCGAAGGGCCCAACACTTGCCCTCTGGGACCACCAGGACCACCAGGAGAAGCTGGAGCTCCTGGAGAAGACGGCGCACCTGGAGAGGATGGCGCCTCTGGTTCCATAGGAAATGGTGGAAACATTGGAAACGATCGCGGGTGCCCGAAATGTCCCGCAGGACCCCCAGGACAACCTGGCGCTGATGGTGAGCAAGGACCGGCCGGCTCTGATGGCACACCTGGACAGCCTGGAGCACCTGGACAAAACGGCCAACCGGGGACACCTGGAGATCAGGGTGACGCTGGAGCACCTGGAGATGATGGCGCACCGGGAGAACCTGGAGCCCCTGGACAGAACGGAAAATCAGGACGTGGTAAACCCGGCTCAGCAGGACCTGCGGGACCGGCTGGTCCCTCCGGACAGCCTGGCCAGGATGGTGAAGCTGGTCAGGATGGACAACCAGGACAACAAGGACCAGAAGGACCAGCTGGAAACGACGGTGCTAAGGGGCAGAACGGTGAACCTGGAATACCAGGAAACGCTGGAATTCCAGGAGGAGATGCCTCATATTGTCCATGCCCACCGCGAACTTCCGATGTTCCTGTTGTTAGCAAAACTCCTCAGCAGGACACCACTGGTGACTCTGGTTATGAAATCGTTGAAATCGAAGTTCCGGAGGAAGGATATGAAGAGGAGAAACCTGCACCAAGTGGCGGCGGTCCTGCTGGCTATAGCAGGCAACGAGTTGCCGCGAAAAGCGTTCGTAGAGTTCGCGTCTCTAAAGCCGCCTAA